One segment of bacterium DNA contains the following:
- a CDS encoding four helix bundle protein, with amino-acid sequence MPNSSPKFTNLLVWQRAHALVLELCKTTKSFPKDELFSLTPQVRRAAMSIAANIAEGSKKSRAEFRRFLTISEGSLEEIKYFLILSKDLGYITGEKHGQLMTQANEVGFLLHRLRLSLNQA; translated from the coding sequence ATGCCCAATAGTTCCCCTAAATTCACCAACCTGTTGGTCTGGCAAAGAGCCCATGCCTTGGTGCTGGAGTTATGCAAAACCACTAAAAGTTTCCCCAAAGACGAGTTATTCAGCTTGACCCCGCAGGTAAGGCGGGCGGCCATGTCCATTGCAGCCAACATAGCCGAGGGTTCCAAGAAAAGCCGCGCAGAATTCCGCCGGTTCCTGACCATTTCCGAAGGTTCCCTGGAAGAGATCAAATATTTTCTGATCCTCAGCAAGGATCTTGGTTATATCACCGGGGAAAAACACGGACAACTGATGACCCAGGCCAATGAGGTCGGGTTTCTTCTGCATCGGCTTCGCCTGAGCCTAAACCAAGCCTGA
- a CDS encoding helix-turn-helix transcriptional regulator: MLTFNFSRIFKARGIDKPFSYLVNLGYSGNCATRIVNSRIASLNLKAVERLCELLQCTPNDLLVWTPDKKDSKDETHPLISLKRNETVVNLTKILNSVPLNKLNEIEKMINDKIKE, encoded by the coding sequence ATGCTAACCTTCAACTTTAGCCGCATATTCAAGGCTCGCGGGATAGACAAACCTTTCAGCTATCTGGTAAATCTTGGTTACTCCGGCAATTGTGCCACCAGGATCGTCAACAGCCGCATTGCTTCCCTTAATTTGAAAGCGGTCGAAAGGTTATGTGAGCTGTTGCAATGCACGCCCAACGACTTGTTGGTCTGGACGCCTGACAAGAAAGATTCGAAAGACGAAACCCACCCGTTGATAAGCCTTAAACGGAATGAAACCGTCGTCAACCTGACTAAGATTTTAAATTCGGTCCCGTTGAACAAGTTGAACGAGATTGAAAAGATGATCAACGATAAGATAAAAGAGTGA
- a CDS encoding protein phosphatase 2C domain-containing protein: protein MKHINKKMQTIILYTKTDIGKERTTNEDSVASSFINSQSFRNGISYGVLAVADGMGGHEMGEVASEIAAKKFIIDVAENILINTADNIDIKFEEILSKAVETANKEVWLISKNQSNRIGTTLVGAIIANNFAYVVNIGDSRAYLKNKKSIIQITKDHSVVQEMLDGNMITKEQALNHPRENLLTKALGLTEEVKPDFFKQDLKDATLLLCTDGLYRMLNDKEISKTMNGNIYKSANALISLANKHGGIDNVSVAIAKYHD from the coding sequence GTGAAACATATAAATAAAAAAATGCAAACGATTATACTTTATACAAAAACTGACATTGGAAAAGAAAGAACGACCAATGAAGACAGCGTCGCTTCTTCGTTTATTAATTCTCAAAGTTTTAGAAATGGAATTAGTTATGGAGTACTTGCTGTTGCTGATGGCATGGGGGGGCACGAAATGGGTGAAGTTGCATCCGAGATTGCAGCAAAAAAATTCATAATTGATGTTGCCGAGAATATTTTGATAAATACAGCAGACAATATAGATATTAAATTTGAAGAGATTTTGTCAAAAGCGGTTGAAACAGCTAATAAAGAAGTTTGGTTAATATCCAAGAACCAATCAAATCGAATAGGCACGACATTAGTAGGAGCGATAATTGCTAATAACTTTGCTTATGTTGTCAATATTGGCGATTCTCGTGCATATTTGAAAAATAAAAAATCAATCATACAAATTACAAAAGACCATTCTGTTGTTCAGGAAATGTTAGATGGTAATATGATTACAAAGGAACAAGCACTAAATCATCCTCGGGAAAACCTTCTTACAAAAGCACTAGGTTTGACAGAGGAAGTTAAACCAGACTTTTTTAAACAAGATTTAAAAGACGCAACGTTATTGCTTTGTACTGACGGTTTGTATCGGATGCTTAACGACAAAGAGATTTCAAAAACCATGAACGGTAACATTTATAAAAGTGCGAATGCCTTGATTTCACTTGCAAACAAACATGGTGGCATTGACAATGTCAGTGTTGCAATAGCAAAATATCATGATTGA
- a CDS encoding serine/threonine-protein kinase, with protein MATWNIVNTIDQGGFGKVHEVKSTTGQQGALKELKSLHQSNVIRFKREIDILQNFTHNHIIKIYDSNINGNPPHTGPFYVMEFMAGGSLKTKMSNMFNIQKGLFSQKWTLDTVMLPIIDAIEYAHLKGTYHRDLKPANLLFTTAQHNHIKVADWGIGKDINRTSIGLTVGGIGTPGYCSPEQWFANAAVDGRTDIYSLGVIFYEMMTGKLPQVYNNAGQSFNIPAPSSQNHASISSQLDNAILKMMAYSQINRYQTISQVKTAVTAIYKSM; from the coding sequence ATGGCAACATGGAACATCGTCAATACTATTGACCAAGGAGGCTTCGGCAAAGTGCATGAAGTTAAATCTACAACTGGGCAACAGGGAGCATTAAAAGAACTTAAGAGCTTGCATCAGTCTAATGTTATAAGATTTAAACGTGAAATCGACATTCTACAAAACTTCACTCATAACCACATCATAAAGATTTACGATTCAAACATAAATGGGAATCCTCCTCATACAGGTCCATTCTATGTTATGGAATTTATGGCTGGAGGTTCATTGAAAACAAAAATGTCAAATATGTTTAATATTCAGAAGGGGCTTTTTTCACAAAAATGGACTTTAGATACGGTAATGTTGCCCATAATCGATGCCATTGAATATGCACACTTAAAAGGAACATATCATAGAGATTTAAAACCTGCAAATTTATTATTTACCACAGCACAACATAATCACATTAAAGTTGCAGACTGGGGAATAGGTAAAGATATAAATAGGACATCAATCGGTTTGACTGTAGGTGGAATAGGAACTCCAGGTTATTGTTCGCCAGAACAATGGTTTGCTAATGCTGCAGTTGACGGAAGAACAGATATTTATTCGTTAGGTGTAATATTTTATGAAATGATGACAGGTAAATTGCCACAGGTCTATAATAATGCTGGCCAAAGTTTTAACATTCCTGCCCCATCTTCTCAAAATCACGCTTCAATTTCATCTCAACTTGATAATGCAATTCTGAAAATGATGGCGTACAGCCAGATCAACCGCTATCAAACAATTAGCCAGGTAAAAACGGCAGTAACTGCAATTTATAAATCAATGTGA
- a CDS encoding bifunctional UDP-3-O-[3-hydroxymyristoyl] N-acetylglucosamine deacetylase/3-hydroxyacyl-ACP dehydratase has protein sequence MPKLQKTIVSEVRFSGVGVHTGNMTNLTFKPAPADTGIRFIRTDIPQSPEIPALIEYVVETARGTTLGRDFNGQMVKAHTVEHVLAAIASLEIDNIRVEMDNNEPPIGDGSSRPFLDILKKAGTVELDAPRQYFDLPKVVSVNDGSVQLVASPSNELRISFTIDFEHHILRSQYASFPISGETFDKELADARTFCLARDVEHLRAQGLIKGGSLQSAVVIGEKGIENKEPLRYPDEFVRHKILDLLGDLTLLGRPLRAHVISIKSGHRSNVKLVQELKKVYDEVERQKKGPVFDINAIAGMLPHRYPFLMVDRILELEEGKRVVGLKNVTINEPFFQGHFPDHPVFPGVLIVEALAQTGAFMVLHSVENYHQKLLYFAAIDKVRFRKPVMPGDQLRFELDLVSFKRGICKMEGKALVDGQVVCEAELTAAVVDRKIN, from the coding sequence ATGCCCAAACTGCAGAAAACAATAGTCAGCGAGGTCCGTTTTTCCGGGGTCGGGGTCCACACCGGCAACATGACCAACCTCACCTTTAAGCCCGCTCCGGCCGATACCGGGATCCGCTTCATCCGCACCGATATTCCCCAGAGCCCGGAGATCCCGGCCCTGATCGAGTACGTGGTGGAGACCGCCCGGGGCACCACTTTGGGCAGGGATTTTAACGGCCAGATGGTGAAGGCCCACACCGTGGAGCACGTGCTGGCGGCCATCGCCTCGCTGGAGATAGACAACATCCGGGTGGAGATGGACAACAACGAGCCGCCCATCGGCGACGGCTCCTCCCGCCCCTTTTTGGACATCCTGAAAAAGGCCGGCACGGTGGAGCTGGACGCCCCCCGGCAGTATTTTGACCTGCCCAAGGTGGTCTCGGTCAACGACGGCAGCGTCCAGCTGGTGGCCAGCCCCAGCAACGAGCTGAGGATCAGCTTTACCATCGACTTTGAGCACCATATCCTGCGCAGCCAGTACGCCTCCTTCCCCATCAGCGGGGAGACCTTTGACAAGGAGCTGGCCGACGCCCGCACCTTCTGCCTGGCCCGGGACGTGGAGCATTTGAGGGCCCAGGGCCTGATCAAGGGCGGCAGCCTGCAGTCGGCGGTGGTGATCGGGGAAAAGGGGATAGAGAACAAGGAGCCCTTGCGCTACCCCGACGAGTTCGTGCGGCACAAGATCCTGGACCTGCTGGGCGACCTGACCCTGCTGGGCCGGCCGCTGCGGGCCCACGTTATCTCCATCAAATCCGGCCACCGCTCCAATGTGAAGCTGGTACAGGAGCTGAAGAAGGTCTACGACGAGGTGGAACGCCAGAAGAAGGGTCCGGTGTTCGACATCAATGCCATCGCCGGGATGCTGCCCCACCGCTATCCCTTTTTGATGGTGGATAGGATCCTGGAACTGGAGGAGGGCAAGCGGGTGGTGGGTCTTAAGAACGTCACCATCAACGAGCCGTTCTTTCAGGGGCATTTCCCGGACCACCCGGTGTTCCCCGGAGTGCTGATAGTGGAGGCCCTGGCCCAGACCGGGGCTTTCATGGTGCTGCACTCGGTGGAGAACTATCACCAGAAACTGCTCTACTTTGCGGCCATCGACAAGGTGCGCTTCCGCAAGCCGGTGATGCCCGGCGACCAGCTGAGGTTCGAGCTGGACCTGGTCTCCTTTAAGCGGGGCATCTGCAAGATGGAGGGCAAGGCCCTGGTGGACGGCCAGGTGGTCTGCGAGGCCGAGCTGACCGCGGCGGTGGTGGACCGGAAAATTAACTGA
- a CDS encoding efflux RND transporter periplasmic adaptor subunit: MKKTFFLLLASAAFLAGCRGSNPKDPEALPAAVTTAKAVLKEITTVVDVSGKMWPQSQIQVFALVPGKVQEVLAGEGDRVKKGAVLARVRQEAPGSDFKPSPVAAPLAGVVLRKMVEPGAMVTPQTPLFEMADLSCLTFKGQVFGEDIKIIRPGQRMMITGSGQDTLVGLTVSKLAPQLDPATGGLTIEASICLYKNALLPGQAVEGHVVTGVSRGLIVPRSSVVRDSLGRDGVFTLSGNTADFVPVKITTRSPDHFTVEGLTPGQEIVFEGASGLNDGQKIRIVDRQ, encoded by the coding sequence ATGAAAAAGACCTTTTTCTTGCTGTTGGCTTCCGCTGCTTTCCTGGCCGGCTGCCGGGGTTCAAATCCAAAGGATCCCGAAGCCCTTCCCGCGGCCGTGACCACGGCCAAAGCCGTCCTAAAGGAGATAACGACGGTGGTCGATGTTTCCGGCAAAATGTGGCCCCAAAGCCAGATCCAGGTATTTGCCCTGGTGCCGGGCAAGGTCCAGGAGGTTTTGGCCGGAGAGGGCGACCGGGTAAAGAAAGGCGCGGTGCTGGCCCGGGTCCGGCAGGAAGCCCCGGGCAGCGACTTCAAGCCCAGCCCGGTGGCGGCCCCTTTGGCCGGAGTGGTGCTCCGTAAAATGGTGGAACCAGGGGCCATGGTCACCCCCCAGACCCCGCTGTTTGAAATGGCGGACCTGAGCTGCCTTACCTTTAAGGGGCAGGTGTTTGGCGAGGACATAAAAATAATAAGGCCGGGACAGAGGATGATGATCACCGGCAGCGGGCAGGATACCTTGGTGGGCCTGACCGTCTCCAAATTGGCGCCCCAGCTGGACCCGGCCACCGGCGGGCTGACCATCGAAGCTTCGATCTGCCTTTACAAGAACGCCCTGCTTCCGGGACAGGCGGTGGAGGGACACGTGGTGACCGGCGTTTCCAGGGGGCTGATCGTCCCCCGTTCCTCGGTGGTCCGGGACAGCCTGGGCCGGGACGGGGTCTTTACCCTGTCCGGCAATACCGCAGACTTTGTCCCGGTGAAAATAACAACCCGCTCCCCGGATCATTTCACGGTGGAAGGGTTGACCCCAGGCCAGGAAATAGTGTTTGAAGGGGCCTCGGGACTGAACGACGGACAAAAGATCAGGATCGTTGACCGGCAGTAA
- a CDS encoding efflux RND transporter permease subunit: MNFIELAIKRYVGTFLIFGMLAVLGLLAVTSLPVSYYPEFSVPVAFVQTAYPGAGPESVESEVTKPLEEAISGISGLDQIQSTSREGFSLIQVSYAFGVDIAEKKRELQEKLDQAKPFLPREAKTPVTITINDFLAPPIELAVTSKTRTLGELKLLVEKRIAPALTRLKGVAAAKVTGGADLVVKIEADPLALRQAGLNLSQLAAAVASGNTDFPIGDISGAANSFTLRLAGKYQAVEDVRRLYLSTAQGKPVRLGDIAKVSLLQKTQARFARLNGRETVGILVRKPSGGNSILVASGVKQWLRENRSSLPEDIRIEVVSDESVVIGEAINSVALSLLLGALLAVVVIFLFLGSIRNTLVIALSIPVTVVVTFLLMRVFNLSWNTISLGGLGLAVGMVVDAAIVVMENTFRHLKEGDLPGSRLEVAVASTRQVALAISASTLTTIVVFLPLAFTQGLAQVLLGELSLVVVFALALSIIVAVTLVPVLSYFLIRIEYKPSLFSQWFQQAEQAFREKLVKLLSWALAHRWTTVSGFVLAAVLALLLAGLLPTGLLPNSDQGQFQVTLDYPLGTPVGYTDGQVQKLESWLSAQPSVRAVSTIVGEDPLFGAVQPYHAVINVFTDRTRPTLELMSQTRRRLSDLPGAASLVRIIDATAGVDRNDVDVSIIGQDLDTLRMLGDRLARALRAEPGMVNIKSNLQRGLPAYVFIPDRQKLSAAGLNPLILAQLLRAGKSGQVATTLRQGDLDIDLEVSFLGAETAGLAQMEGYPVATPFSGTVPLKALGTFREGESPAEINRINQRRTASVTGEFAPGASKRKLTARLDRIISGLNLPREYQAEKRGAQKAIAQSFGTLGIALLISVFLVYIVIGVQFNSFIIPFIITLSIPFSFPGAVAGLLVSGQALNLPSFLGIIMLGGIVVNNGIILLDFIIENRRRGRERNSSIIESVRVRFRPILMTTLTTILGMLFLALDIGGGGEALSPLANAVMGGLSYSLLVSLILVPVVYTLFDDLMCRFNKACLPSRAGEGN, encoded by the coding sequence ATGAATTTCATTGAACTGGCCATCAAAAGATACGTGGGCACCTTCCTGATCTTCGGGATGCTGGCGGTGCTGGGCCTGCTGGCGGTGACCAGCCTGCCGGTCTCGTATTATCCCGAGTTCTCGGTGCCGGTGGCTTTTGTCCAGACCGCCTATCCCGGGGCGGGTCCGGAGTCGGTGGAGTCCGAGGTCACCAAACCTCTGGAGGAGGCCATCTCCGGCATCTCCGGCCTGGACCAGATCCAGTCCACCAGCCGGGAGGGTTTTTCTTTGATCCAGGTCTCGTACGCCTTCGGGGTGGACATCGCTGAAAAAAAGAGGGAGCTGCAGGAAAAGCTGGACCAGGCCAAACCATTCCTGCCCCGCGAAGCCAAGACGCCGGTCACCATCACCATCAACGATTTTCTGGCACCGCCGATAGAACTGGCGGTCACTTCCAAAACCCGGACACTGGGCGAGCTGAAACTGCTGGTGGAAAAAAGGATCGCTCCGGCCCTGACCCGGCTTAAGGGGGTGGCCGCCGCCAAGGTCACCGGCGGAGCGGACCTGGTGGTCAAGATCGAGGCCGATCCCCTGGCCCTGCGCCAGGCCGGGCTGAACCTCAGCCAGTTGGCGGCGGCGGTGGCTTCAGGCAACACCGATTTTCCCATCGGGGACATCTCGGGCGCTGCAAACTCATTCACCCTGCGCCTGGCCGGAAAATACCAGGCGGTGGAGGATGTCCGCCGCCTTTACCTGTCCACTGCCCAGGGCAAGCCGGTCCGGCTGGGTGACATCGCCAAAGTTTCGCTGCTGCAAAAGACCCAGGCCCGCTTCGCCCGGCTCAACGGCCGGGAGACCGTGGGGATACTGGTGCGCAAGCCCTCCGGCGGGAACTCCATCCTGGTGGCCTCGGGGGTCAAGCAATGGCTCAGGGAGAACCGGTCCTCGCTGCCGGAAGATATCCGGATAGAAGTGGTCAGCGACGAGTCGGTGGTGATAGGCGAAGCCATCAACAGCGTGGCCCTGTCCCTGCTGCTGGGGGCGCTGCTGGCGGTGGTGGTGATATTCCTATTCCTGGGCAGCATCCGCAACACCCTGGTGATAGCCCTGTCCATCCCGGTGACGGTGGTGGTCACCTTTCTTTTGATGAGGGTCTTCAACCTGTCCTGGAACACCATCTCGCTGGGCGGGCTGGGGCTGGCGGTGGGGATGGTGGTGGATGCGGCCATCGTGGTGATGGAAAACACCTTCCGCCATTTGAAGGAGGGCGACCTGCCGGGCAGCCGGCTGGAGGTGGCGGTGGCCTCGACCCGCCAGGTGGCCCTGGCCATCAGCGCCTCCACCCTGACCACCATCGTGGTCTTTCTGCCCCTGGCCTTTACCCAGGGCCTGGCCCAGGTGCTGCTGGGAGAGCTTTCGCTGGTGGTGGTCTTTGCCCTGGCCCTTTCCATAATCGTGGCCGTGACCCTGGTCCCGGTGCTTTCATATTTCCTGATCAGAATAGAATACAAGCCCAGCCTGTTCTCGCAGTGGTTCCAGCAGGCCGAGCAGGCTTTTAGGGAAAAGCTGGTCAAACTTTTAAGCTGGGCGCTGGCCCACCGCTGGACCACGGTGTCTGGTTTCGTCCTGGCCGCTGTCCTGGCTTTGCTGCTGGCCGGGCTCCTGCCCACCGGGCTTTTGCCCAACTCCGACCAGGGCCAATTCCAGGTAACTTTGGACTATCCCCTGGGCACGCCGGTAGGCTACACCGACGGCCAGGTGCAGAAACTGGAATCATGGCTGTCGGCCCAGCCCTCGGTCAGGGCGGTATCCACAATAGTGGGCGAGGACCCGCTGTTCGGGGCGGTCCAGCCCTATCACGCCGTGATCAACGTCTTCACCGACCGCACCCGGCCCACCCTGGAGCTGATGTCCCAGACCAGGAGACGGCTCAGCGATCTTCCCGGGGCCGCCTCGCTGGTGCGGATAATAGACGCCACCGCCGGGGTCGACCGCAACGATGTGGACGTCAGCATCATCGGGCAGGATCTGGACACCCTGAGGATGCTGGGCGACAGGCTGGCCCGGGCCCTGCGGGCCGAGCCGGGGATGGTCAACATCAAAAGCAACCTGCAGCGGGGACTGCCGGCCTATGTCTTCATTCCGGACCGTCAGAAGCTGAGCGCGGCCGGGCTGAACCCCCTGATCCTGGCCCAGCTGCTGCGGGCCGGCAAAAGCGGCCAGGTGGCCACCACCCTGCGGCAGGGCGACCTGGACATAGACCTGGAGGTCTCCTTCCTGGGAGCCGAGACCGCCGGGCTGGCCCAGATGGAGGGCTATCCCGTGGCCACCCCCTTCAGCGGGACGGTTCCCCTTAAGGCCCTGGGCACATTCCGGGAGGGCGAGTCTCCGGCCGAGATCAACCGCATCAACCAGCGCCGCACCGCCAGCGTTACCGGGGAGTTCGCTCCCGGCGCCAGCAAGCGAAAACTGACGGCCCGGCTGGACCGGATAATTTCCGGCCTGAACCTGCCCCGGGAATACCAGGCCGAAAAGCGCGGGGCCCAGAAGGCCATCGCCCAAAGTTTCGGGACCCTGGGTATCGCCCTGCTGATATCTGTGTTCCTGGTTTACATAGTGATCGGCGTCCAGTTCAACAGCTTCATCATCCCCTTCATCATCACCCTGTCCATCCCCTTCTCCTTTCCGGGGGCGGTGGCCGGCCTGCTGGTCTCGGGACAGGCCCTTAACCTTCCGTCATTCCTGGGGATCATCATGCTGGGCGGGATAGTGGTCAACAACGGCATCATCCTGCTGGACTTCATAATCGAAAACCGCCGCCGGGGCCGGGAGCGCAACAGCTCCATCATAGAATCGGTCCGGGTCCGGTTCCGGCCGATCCTGATGACCACCCTGACCACCATCCTGGGCATGCTGTTCCTGGCCCTGGATATCGGCGGCGGGGGCGAGGCCCTTTCGCCCCTGGCCAACGCGGTGATGGGAGGGCTGTCATACAGTCTGCTGGTTTCGCTGATCCTGGTGCCGGTGGTCTACACTTTGTTTGACGACCTGATGTGCCGGTTCAACAAGGCCTGCCTGCCGTCCCGGGCGGGGGAGGGAAACTGA
- a CDS encoding metal ABC transporter ATP-binding protein, translated as MNDTRQTLPSSCGSCCTKLVRVGVKLGNNVVLEDINLHLHCGQLTAIVGPNGAGKSTLLRTILGEVPHAGHVHFLDSGKKRPDKPFIGYVPQRLEFDPSAPLTVADLFGAALQKRPAWMGLSRDQRNIVEEALDTAGAGHLLNRKLGQLSGGELQRVMLALALTPLPDLLLLDEPVSGVDMAGVDAFYEMVSQLRKRYHLSIILVTHDLAAVAGFADRMIFLNKRIIAQGSPAQVLGHPLVQQIFGRLKPELKQAVPETPESVPHDCIACELEVKP; from the coding sequence ATGAACGATACCAGACAGACATTACCTTCCTCCTGCGGCTCCTGCTGCACCAAGCTGGTGCGGGTGGGCGTCAAGCTGGGCAATAACGTGGTGCTGGAGGACATCAACCTGCACCTGCACTGCGGCCAGCTGACCGCCATCGTCGGACCCAACGGCGCCGGCAAGAGCACTTTGCTCAGGACCATTCTGGGCGAGGTCCCCCATGCCGGACACGTCCATTTCCTGGATTCCGGCAAAAAGCGTCCCGACAAGCCCTTCATCGGCTATGTGCCCCAGCGGCTGGAGTTCGACCCCTCGGCCCCGCTGACGGTGGCCGACCTGTTCGGCGCGGCCCTGCAAAAACGCCCGGCCTGGATGGGCCTGTCTCGCGACCAGCGTAATATTGTAGAGGAGGCGCTGGACACGGCCGGGGCCGGGCACCTGCTTAACCGCAAGCTGGGACAGCTTTCCGGCGGCGAACTGCAGCGGGTGATGCTGGCTTTGGCCTTGACCCCGCTGCCCGACCTGCTGCTGTTGGACGAGCCGGTCTCCGGGGTGGACATGGCCGGGGTGGACGCCTTCTACGAAATGGTCTCGCAGCTTCGGAAACGCTACCATCTATCCATCATCCTGGTCACCCACGACCTGGCGGCGGTGGCAGGGTTTGCCGACCGGATGATATTCCTGAATAAAAGAATAATCGCCCAGGGCTCGCCGGCCCAGGTGCTGGGTCATCCCCTGGTCCAGCAGATCTTCGGGCGGCTGAAACCGGAGTTGAAGCAGGCGGTCCCGGAAACTCCCGAAAGTGTTCCCCATGACTGCATCGCCTGCGAGCTGGAGGTGAAGCCATGA
- a CDS encoding metal ABC transporter permease, giving the protein MMNFWQQMIGLLPFEWAKFAFMQNALLAALLASLLLGVLGTMVISRQMAFFSDAVGHAALTGVAIGALLGLGDPLWAMLIFSALLALSFSFLRQRTKASADTVIGLIMSFAVALGIVILSRRGGFSRYSQYLIGDILSVGPADIAKLLVLLAAVAGFWVFYFNQIMLLSLSPSLAKSRRINTGLAEAAFSVMTALVVTVAIQWVGLLVINALLILPAASARNLAGNMRQYLWLAAGFGLAAALTGLIASYYWATASGATMVLAAMAIYLATLVFKRK; this is encoded by the coding sequence ATGATGAACTTCTGGCAGCAAATGATAGGGCTGCTGCCCTTTGAATGGGCAAAATTCGCCTTCATGCAGAACGCTTTGCTTGCGGCCCTGCTGGCCTCGCTGCTTTTGGGGGTGCTGGGCACCATGGTCATCAGCCGGCAGATGGCCTTCTTCTCCGACGCCGTCGGGCATGCCGCCCTTACCGGGGTGGCCATCGGCGCGCTGCTGGGGCTGGGCGACCCGCTGTGGGCCATGCTGATCTTCTCCGCCCTGCTGGCCCTGTCCTTCAGCTTCTTAAGGCAGCGCACCAAGGCCTCGGCCGACACCGTGATCGGGCTGATCATGTCCTTTGCCGTGGCTTTGGGCATAGTGATCCTGTCCCGGAGGGGCGGGTTCAGCCGGTATTCCCAGTACCTGATCGGGGACATCCTGAGCGTGGGCCCGGCCGACATCGCCAAACTGCTGGTACTGCTGGCGGCGGTGGCCGGATTCTGGGTGTTCTATTTCAACCAGATAATGCTGCTGAGCCTCAGCCCCTCGCTGGCCAAAAGCCGCCGGATCAACACCGGGCTGGCCGAGGCGGCCTTCTCGGTGATGACCGCCCTGGTGGTGACCGTGGCCATCCAGTGGGTGGGCCTGCTGGTGATCAACGCCCTGCTGATACTGCCGGCCGCGTCCGCCCGCAACCTGGCCGGCAACATGAGGCAGTACCTGTGGCTTGCGGCGGGCTTCGGCCTGGCGGCCGCGCTGACAGGGCTGATCGCCTCGTACTACTGGGCCACCGCCTCCGGGGCCACCATGGTGCTGGCGGCCATGGCGATCTATCTGGCGACCCTGGTGTTTAAAAGGAAATAA
- a CDS encoding mechanosensitive ion channel family protein — translation MKDLIQQLPEWLRSGMAVKGLITLAVGFFVAKALARMTEKAAAKRSEKHTAMMIGKVVYYAVIVLVLVAVLDIFDVKLTAILAAAGIMSVALGFAAQTSVANIVSGFFLLMDRPFEIDDVIDFEGQQGTVTSIDLLSTKLRTFDNLYVRIPNENLIKNKIVNLTRYKTRRLCLNFKLGPEADIALVKKIILDEARGYQHALPDPHPFMVVQGFGESGTKLDLFLWVKGEAYLQSLSDLNENIVRVLTARGIRPAFPHREIINKN, via the coding sequence ATGAAAGACCTCATCCAACAACTTCCCGAGTGGCTCCGGTCCGGCATGGCCGTCAAGGGCCTGATCACACTGGCCGTCGGTTTCTTCGTGGCCAAGGCCCTGGCCAGAATGACCGAGAAGGCCGCCGCCAAAAGATCGGAGAAGCACACCGCCATGATGATCGGCAAGGTGGTCTACTATGCGGTGATAGTGCTGGTGCTGGTGGCGGTGCTGGACATCTTTGACGTCAAGCTGACCGCCATCCTGGCGGCGGCCGGCATCATGTCGGTGGCTTTGGGGTTCGCCGCCCAGACCTCGGTGGCCAACATCGTCTCCGGCTTCTTCCTGCTGATGGACCGGCCCTTCGAGATCGACGACGTGATCGACTTCGAAGGCCAGCAGGGCACTGTCACCTCCATCGACCTGCTGTCCACCAAGCTGCGGACCTTCGACAACCTCTACGTCCGGATACCCAACGAGAACCTGATCAAAAACAAAATAGTGAACCTTACCCGCTACAAGACCAGGCGTCTCTGCCTGAACTTTAAGCTGGGCCCCGAAGCCGACATCGCCCTGGTAAAGAAAATAATCCTGGACGAGGCCCGGGGCTACCAGCACGCCCTGCCCGATCCCCACCCCTTCATGGTGGTTCAGGGCTTCGGGGAAAGCGGCACCAAGCTGGATCTTTTCCTGTGGGTCAAGGGCGAAGCATATCTCCAAAGCCTCTCCGACCTGAATGAGAATATTGTGCGGGTGCTGACGGCCCGCGGGATACGCCCGGCCTTCCCCCACCGGGAGATCATCAATAAGAATTAA